Proteins co-encoded in one Aspergillus luchuensis IFO 4308 DNA, chromosome 6, nearly complete sequence genomic window:
- a CDS encoding uncharacterized protein (COG:S;~EggNog:ENOG410Q2S8;~InterPro:IPR040602;~PFAM:PF18631;~antiSMASH:Cluster_6.4) yields MRIPNGSQVQHLNEVKIKWPKLNTSITVKINDANPTLVGLLETALPYRSLQTHAVVAGDQLYHLIPSEQLIYTPADKKAPDRAKEPDGSVFLSSFQHFVIKYGEVTEHQPVATCGKVIDEDMDKLRWVADEVWKCQCETRKHPIEVVLWDALKPEPDPNRLDLFRHQRAGVSKEVRKLVDEIHTETQKCWSDISEDIEKIHCGKAPERPGSKESYFGAMVFSNSVIRTLGYHVLDNIIKLAFTRPEFTLRHLIVLFRDFVPSIADFVGHIGAAYVNDSYESIEKLIKEKVEKNPNQEEAREDFLAMVSALSFYVSLLNAQNLHMFPWKHAKEYPIDS; encoded by the exons ATGCGCATCCCGAATGGTTCACAGGTTCAGCATCTTAATGAAGTCAAAATCAAATGGCCGAAGCTCAATACATCAATCACGGTAAAAATTAATGATGCAAACCCAACACTAGTTGGTTTACTTGAAACTGCCCTACCCTATCGCTCCCTCCAAACACATGCCGTTGTTGCTGGTGACCAGCTATATCACTTGATTCCGTCAGAACAGCTGATT TATACACCTGCCGACAAGAAGGCTCCTGATAGGGCGAAAGAGCCTGACGGCTCGGTATTTCTTTCGTCATTCCAGCATTTTGTGATCAAGTATGGTGAGGTAACCGAGCACCAGCCGGTGGCTACTTGTGGGAAGGTTATTGATGAAGATATGGATAAATTGCGCTGGGTTGCGGATGAAGTTTGGAAATGTCAGTGTGAGACAAGAAAGCACCCTATTGAGGTAGTTCTATGGGATGCTTTAAAGCCGGAGCCTGATCCCAATAGGCTGGACCTTTTCAGACATCAGAGGGCTGGTGTGAGTAAGGAGGTAAGGAAGCTCGTCGATGAGATTCATACCGAG ACGCAAAAGTGTTGGTCGGATATATCCGAGGACATTGAAAAAATTCACTGTGGTAAGGCACCAGAAAGGCCTGGGTCAAAGGAGTCATACTTTGGTGCCATGGTGTTTTCTAACAGTGTGATACGAACACTTGGATATCATGTTCTCGACAACATCATAAAACTGGCGTTTACGCGTCCTGAATTTACCTTGAGGCATCTGATTGTGCTTTTCCGGGATTTCGTTCCATCAATTGCCGATTTTGTTGGCCATATAGGAGCAGCATACGTCAATGACAGTTACGAGAGCATTGAAAAGCTCATCAAAGAGAAGGTTGAGAAAAACCCCAATCAGGAGGAGGCACGTGAGGACTTCCTTGCAATGGTCAGCGCATTGAGCTTCTATGTTAGTCTCCTCAACGCCCAAAATCTCCACATGTTTCCCTGGAAGCACGCGAAAGAATACCCAATTGATTCATAG
- a CDS encoding carboxymuconolactone decarboxylase family protein (COG:S;~EggNog:ENOG410Q1WF;~InterPro:IPR029032;~SMCOG1298:putative carboxymuconolactone decarboxylase;~antiSMASH:Cluster_6.4) — MSETNPNELEGDPYRHTCLVPYVDPDTAPPNIQERLKVLPFRRNILLTLAHSHGLFPHISGLLGACFDGNQRSIPVHEWQLIVLRVGTILQAKYEIDVNKPVAEVFGFPQEKFDAIGCCIEDVMRGQGPWSDRDRVILRMTEEQLSTYDNKPETIEDALKLLSVGDVVEVLLIIGVYAALARVIEGLKVDEDEPIPDLKEKIKTAITG; from the coding sequence ATGTCTGAAACCAATCCAAATGAGCTGGAAGGCGATCCTTATCGACACACATGCCTCGTCCCCTACGTGGACCCTGACACGGCACCTCCAAATATCCAAGAAAGACTCAAAGTGCTGCCCTTTCGACGCAATATTCTCCTAACGTTAGCTCACTCACACGGTTTATTTCCTCATATCAGCGGTCTACTTGGTGCTTGTTTTGATGGAAACCAGCGCAGTATTCCAGTGCATGAGTGGCAATTGATAGTGTTACGCGTCGGTACTATCCTCCAGGCGAAGTATGAGATCGACGTCAATAAGCCCGTGGCCGAGGTCTTCGGGTTTCCTCAAGAGAAGTTTGACGCCATAGGATGCTGTATTGAGGATGTGATGAGAGGTCAGGGGCCATGGAGTGATCGAGATAGGGTAATTCTCCGCATGACCGAAGAACAGTTGAGCACCTATGACAATAAGCCGGAAACAATTGAGGATGCTTTGAAGTTGCTGTCAGTTGGGGATGTGGTAGAGGTTCTATTGATCATTGGTGTGTACGCCGCGTTGGCCCGAGTGATTGAAGGTCTCAAagtcgacgaagacgaaCCGATTCCCGATCTAAAGGAAAAGATCAAGACTGCAATCACCGGATGA
- a CDS encoding putative salicylate synthetase (COG:E;~EggNog:ENOG410PVBD;~InterPro:IPR019996,IPR005801,IPR015890;~PFAM:PF00425;~SMCOG1018:isochorismate synthase;~antiSMASH:Cluster_6.4;~go_function: GO:0008909 - isochorismate synthase activity [Evidence IEA];~go_function: GO:0016833 - oxo-acid-lyase activity [Evidence IEA];~go_process: GO:0009058 - biosynthetic process [Evidence IEA]), with protein sequence MMRTQKQITLARATRPLETTVALVAHYSKGSYYIFENNEIWYIGLGIYASLTFDAQGQTANMTGSDGQSESTAITGSTTDLIKEFVSEYSNHGKIFGQVGFNYSARCSGQALELGQWPMLDLIVPSVGVIIERSKVTITGDDDEDILRVSEKIESILEAELAEDIGLPSPVEGKINLNVDAQTYQTRVANAIADISEAKYTKAIPSRKVPLDFRVNMLATLLHGRRANNPARTFSFNHNGIRATGFSPEVLLSINGDKAYTEALAGTQLSNSAKASLDPFNNKLYDDIKEVAEHVIAIKGSIRRLSKLCEPESIAIKDFMKVMPRGSVQHLHSHVCGNLKPGCDGWDALPGLIANITVPGLPGDGNSDAMKSFEPDPRDLYCGAVLMLDEGLKLFDATLVLRTVFQDESRQWLQAGAGVTINSKPEREYSETCEKLGSVAPFVVPASDQI encoded by the coding sequence ATGATGCGCACCCAGAAACAGATCACCCTTGCTAGAGCCACACGGCCGCTGGAGACCACGGTCGCACTAGTGGCTCACTACTCGAAAGGAAGCTATTATATATTCGAAAACAATGAAATATGGTACATTGGGCTTGGCATTTATGCATCTCTGACATTCGATGCACAAGGCCAAACAGCTAACATGACAGGTAGTGACGGCCAATCGGAATCTACGGCTATCACCGGCTCAACCACGGACCTGATCAAAGAGTTTGTCTCCGAGTATTCCAATCATGGGAAAATATTCGGTCAAGTGGGATTCAACTATTCAGCCCGATGTTCAGGCCAAGCTCTCGAATTGGGTCAATGGCCAATGTTAGACCTCATCGTTCCTAGCGTGGGGGTTATTATTGAGCGGAGTAAGGTCACTATCacgggagatgatgatgaggatatacTCCGAGTAAGCGAAAAGATCGAAAGTATACTGGAAGCCGAGCTGGCCGAAGATATTGGCCTGCCGTCTCCTGTCGAAGGCAAAATAAATCTGAACGTGGACGCACAAACATATCAGACGCGCGTAGCTAATGCGATCGCGGATATCTCCGAAGCTAAATACACCAAGGCAATTCCATCCAGGAAAGTCCCCTTAGACTTTCGGGTTAATATGCTAGCAACCCTCCTTCACGGTCGACGGGCCAACAATCCCGCGCGCACATTCTCGTTCAACCACAACGGCATCCGAGCTACTGGATTCAGCCCCGAAGTCCTTCTCTCCATCAACGGCGACAAGGCCTATACAGAAGCGCTTGCTGGAACCCAACTGTCTAATTCAGCCAAAGCCAGCCTCGATCCTTTCAATAACAAGCTCTACGATGATATCAAAGAGGTCGCCGAGCATGTCATTGCTATCAAGGGCTCCATCCGTCGGTTGAGTAAACTGTGCGAACCGGAATCGATTGCGATCAAAGATTTCATGAAGGTCATGCCAAGAGGAAGCGTGCAGCATCTTCATTCCCATGTGTGCGGAAACCTGAAGCCTGGATGCGATGGTTGGGATGCTCTGCCCGGTCTCATAGCCAATATTACTGTGCCTGGGCTACCAGGAGACGGCAACTCAGATGCAATGAAGTCCTTCGAGCCAGACCCGAGAGACCTTTATTGCGGAGCAGTGCTTATGCTGGATGAAGGATTGAAACTGTTTGATGCTACTCTGGTTCTTCGCACGGTTTTCCAGGATGAGAGTCGCCAGTGGTTACAGGCTGGGGCTGGTGTAACCATCAATTCCAAACCGGAACGCGAATATTCTGAAACGTGTGAGAAGTTGGGGAGTGTGGCGCCGTTCGTAGTTCCGGCTTCTGATCAGATTTGA